In Synechococcales cyanobacterium CNB, the genomic stretch GGCCAGCGCAAGGGTCTCCTCCGAGCCGTCGCCCGCAGGTACCTCCCCGCCGAGATCGTCGATCGTCCCAAGATGGGCTTCGCCATCCCGATCGGCGAGTGGTTCCGCACCGACTACGGCGGGATGCGGCAGTTGCTTTACGACCACCTGGAATCCACCGAGCCGTTTCCGGGGCTGGCAGAGGCGGGGATCGAACTGAACCTGGGCTTTGTTCGCCGCATGCTCCGCGAGCACGACGCGGCGGGGGAGAAGAGCATCAACCCGTGGCACGGCCGAGACCACTCGCAGCGGCTGTACATGCTGCTGGTGCTGAGCGTCTGGTGCGGGTGGTTGCAGGGAGTGCGGGGCGGGGGGTGACAGGGCGGCTCGTTCGTGAGTGGGCGTTCGCCTGCGCTTCGTGCTCCGTTCCGCTTCATGTTCCGTTCGGCTTCATGCTCGGCCGCGTTACATCTTCCAGCCGAGAGTGATGAAGTAGACGAAGTCGTTGCGCTTTTTCTCCGGTCCGGGCGTCGAGTCGTAGCGGTCCTCCACGCCGACTCGCAGGAACAGCCCGTTTGACCTGTCGATGTCCAGCTCGAGTGCGGCATTGGTTTCGAAACGGTACGGTCCGAACTCGGACACGTCGGGCATGAAGTCGAATACCCACACCAGCCGTTGCGACTCGCTCAGGTTGTATTGCAGATCGAGGCCGAGGACGGCTTCAGGGGTGATGGTGTTGTCCACACCGTCGAACTCGCGGGTGAGGTCCATGCCTGCCCGGGTGAGGAAGTAGAGCGACTCCGTCTTGCTCCAGAGGTATCCGACGCCGGGTCCGCCCGAGACCCGGTGTCGCCAGTCCTGGAACTCGTCGAACTCGTAGCGTGCTCGCGCGTAGTACCGCCAAGGCGAGTCCGCGATGAGCCAGTCGTTGCGGAGTTTCGTATCGAAGCGGTTTGCGCTCTCGGTGCCCTCCTCGGTCGCGTAGGAGTAGACGGCCGAGAAATCGGTCTCGAATCGTGCGGTATCGCGGGAGAGGGCGAGATCGCCCCTGACGTTCAGCCGCTTGGTGTTCCCCGACGCCCCGTGCAGGCCCAGGCTCGCCGACCCGGACCAGACCACGTCCGGCTCGGCCAGGGCAGCCTCGGCCTCGGTCGGAGCGGCCTCATCTTGCCCGGGGGCGGCGGTAGAGAGGGTTGCCAGCAGGCCCGCCGCGGCCCATCCCAGCGGGTTTGAGACGAATCGGTTATCAGACGGGTTCATGGGGTGCAAGAGTAGCGCAAAGGCGTGCCGGATTCCGTCTTTTCGGGCCGCACGCTCCCCGCGCGGATGGTACGATCCACGCCATGGGGCGCGCCCGCGCGGCATGGCCGCCGCTTCCTGCACGCCCGCGAGCCTTTCGACCGATGGAAGCAGTCTCTATGGACGGAATCACGCGGCGTGACATCGTGCGGAGCGGTCTTGTTCTCGGCGCGTCGATCGTCGGGGCGGGTCTTGTCCTCGGCGGGTGCGGCACCACGCGATCGGCCCAGCGTCGCCGGCCGTTGCCGGATGCTCCGGTCTACGACCGCCCCGCGCCCGAGGTCGTGTCGCACAAGCCCGGCTGGCTTGACGAGTGGCGCCGCCAACGGGCCGGACAGGCCCCGGTGCAGGGAGTCATCCCTCGCTCGGCGTGGACCCGCGAAGGCCCGATCATTTCCAGAGCCGACCCGATGGGCGGCATCAACCGGATCACGATTCACCACGACGGCATGACCCCGTTCACGGCGACCAGCGACGCCGCGGCGGCCCGGCGCATCGAAGCGATCCGCGCCGCCCACGTCAACAGCAACGGGTGGGCCGATATCGGGTACCACTACGTCATCGATCCGTCGGGGCGCGTCTGGGAGGCCCGTCCGCTCTCGCTGCAGGGGGCGCACGCCGGAGGCGAGAATAACCGCAACAACCTCGGCATCGTGGTGCTGGGCAACTACGACAACCAGCGTCCGACAAACGAGTCGATCTCCGCGCTCGACAACTTCGTGGCGGCGCAGATGCAGCGGTATCGCGTCCCAGTCTCGCGGGTCTATACGCACCAGGAACTCAAGCCGACCGCC encodes the following:
- a CDS encoding DUF481 domain-containing protein, whose product is MPRGRAPWRGSYHPRGERAARKDGIRHAFALLLHPMNPSDNRFVSNPLGWAAAGLLATLSTAAPGQDEAAPTEAEAALAEPDVVWSGSASLGLHGASGNTKRLNVRGDLALSRDTARFETDFSAVYSYATEEGTESANRFDTKLRNDWLIADSPWRYYARARYEFDEFQDWRHRVSGGPGVGYLWSKTESLYFLTRAGMDLTREFDGVDNTITPEAVLGLDLQYNLSESQRLVWVFDFMPDVSEFGPYRFETNAALELDIDRSNGLFLRVGVEDRYDSTPGPEKKRNDFVYFITLGWKM
- a CDS encoding N-acetylmuramoyl-L-alanine amidase, with the translated sequence MGRARAAWPPLPARPRAFRPMEAVSMDGITRRDIVRSGLVLGASIVGAGLVLGGCGTTRSAQRRRPLPDAPVYDRPAPEVVSHKPGWLDEWRRQRAGQAPVQGVIPRSAWTREGPIISRADPMGGINRITIHHDGMTPFTATSDAAAARRIEAIRAAHVNSNGWADIGYHYVIDPSGRVWEARPLSLQGAHAGGENNRNNLGIVVLGNYDNQRPTNESISALDNFVAAQMQRYRVPVSRVYTHQELKPTACPGRNLQAYMERTRSRGGTMARA